One window of the Delphinus delphis chromosome 20, mDelDel1.2, whole genome shotgun sequence genome contains the following:
- the ALDH16A1 gene encoding aldehyde dehydrogenase family 16 member A1 gives MAATRTGSRACEIFTTLEYGPVPESHACALAWLDTQDRHLGHYVNGRWLKPEHRSSVPCQDPITGENLASCLQAQTEDVAGAVEAARTSLENWSTQPGAFRAQHLTRLAKMIQKHQRLLWTLESLVTGRAIREVRDRDVPLAQQLLQHHAVQAHTQEEALAGWEPLGVIGLILPPTFCFLEMMWRICPALAVGCTVVVLVPPASPTPLLVAQLAGELGQFPGILNVISGPASLGPVLASQPGVQKVAFCGAIEDGRALRRALAGQGPELGLALGAESLLLLMETADVDSAVEGVVDAAWSDRSPGGLRLLIQESVWDETMRRLQARMGRLRGGRGLDGAVDMGARGAAARDLAQRYVREAQSQGAQVFQAGSMPPDSPFFPPSLISDLPPASPCSQAEVPWPLVMASPFRTAKEALAVANWTPRGGSASVWSERLGQALELAYGLQMGTVWINAHGLRDPAVPTGGCKESGSSWHGGPDGLYEYLRPSGTPTCLPYLSENLNYDTFGLAVPSTLPAGPETGLSPAPPYGLFVGGRFQAPGARSSRPIRDSQGNLHGYVAEGGAKDIRGAVEAAHQAAPGWVGQSPGARAALLWALAAALQCRESTLVSRLERHGVELEVAKAEVELSVRRLRAWGARVQTQGCTLQVAGLKGPVLRLQEPLGVLAIVCPEEWPLLAFVSLLAPALAHGNTVVLVPSGACPIPALEVCQDMATLLPGGLVNVVTGDRDHLTRCLALHQDIQALWYFGSAQGSQFVEWASAGNLKPVWVNRGCPRAWDQDAEGAGPELGLRAARTKALWLPMGD, from the exons ATGGCTGCGACGCGCACAGGATCCCGCGCCTGCGAGATCTTCACCACGCTGGAATACGGACCGGTGCCGGAGAGCCACGCATGCGCATTG gcctggctggACACCCAGGACCGGCACTTGGGTCACTATGTTAACGGACGGTGGTTAAAGCCTGAACACAGGAGTTCAGTGCCTTGCCAGGATCCCATCACAG GAGAGAACTTGGCCAGTTGCCTCCAGGCACAGACGGAGGATGTGGCAGGAGCCGTGGAGGCTGCCAGGACCTCGTTGGAGAACTGGAGCACACAGCCTGGAGCCTTTCGGGCCCAGCATCTGACCAG GCTGGCCAAGATGATCCAGAAGCACCAGCGGCTGCTGTGGACCCTGGAGTCCCTGGTTACTGGACGGGCCATTCGAGAAGTTCGAGACAGGGATGTCCCTCTGGCCCAGCAGCTGCTCCAGCACCATGCAGTCCAGGCACACACCCAGGAGGAGGCGCTGGCAGGCTGGGAACCCCTGG GAGTGATTGGTCTCATCTTGCCACCCACATTCTGCTTCCTTGAGATGATGTGGAGGATTTGCCCTGCCCTGGCTGTGG GCTGCACGGTGGTGGTCCTCGTGCCCCCAGCCTCTCCGACGCCCCTCCTTGTGGCCCAGCTGGCAGGGGAGCTAGGCCAGTTCCCAGGAATCCTCAATGTGATCAGTGGCCCTGCCTCCCTGGGGCCTGTCCTGGCCTCACAGCCTGGAGTCCAGAAGGTGGCCTTCTGTGGAGCCATCGAG GATGGTCGTGCCCTACGGCGGGCCCTGGCGGGCCAGGGTCCCGAGCTGGGCCTGGCACTGGGGGCTGAGTCGCTGCTGCTACTGATGGAGACGGCGGATGTGGACTCGGCCGTGGAGGGCGTCGTGGATGCAGCCTGGTCTGACCGCAGCCCG GGGGGACTCAGACTTCTCATCCAGGAGTCCGTGTGGGATGAGACAATGAGGCGGCTCCAGGCGCGGATGGGGCGGCTTCGCGGTGGCCGAGGGCTAGACGGAGCCGTGGACATGGGGGCCCGGGGAGCTGCTGCACGTGACCTGGCCCAGCGCTATGTGCGCGAGGCCCAGAGCCAGGGTGCACAG GTCTTCCAGGCTGGCAGTATGCCTCCAGACAGCCCATTCTTTCCCCCATCCTTGATCTCTGacctccctccagcctctccaTGTAGTCAGGCAGAG GTTCCGTGGCCTCTGGTCATGGCCTCCCCTTTCCGTACTGCTAAGGAGGCGCTGGCCGTGGCCAACTGGACGCCCCGAGGAGGCAGTGCCAGCGTATGGAGTGAGAGACTGGGGCAGGCCCTGGAGCTGGCCTACGG gctCCAGATGGGCACGGTCTGGATCAATGCCCACGGCCTCAGAGACCCTGCAGTGCCAACAGGTGGCTGCAAGGAGAGTGGGTCTTCCTGGCACGGGGGGCCAGAT GGTCTGTATGAGTATCTGCGGCCCTCAGGGACCCCTACCTGCCTGCCCTACCTGTCGGAGAATCTGAACTATGACACCTTTGGccttgctgttccctccaccctACCAGCTGGGCCTGAAACAGGGCTTAG CCCAGCACCCCCCTATGGGCTCTTTGTGGGAGGCCGTTTCCAGGCTCCTGGGGCCCGGAGCTCCAGGCCCATCCGGGATTCGCAGGGCAATCTCCATGGCTACGTGGCTGAGGGTGGAGCCAAGGATATCCGAGGTGCCGTGGAGGCTGCTCACCAGGCTGCCCCTGG CTGGGTGGGCCAGTCGCCAGGGGCCCGAGCAGCCCTACTATGGGCCCTGGCGGCCGCACTGCAATGCCGAGAGTCCACCCTGGTCTCGAGGCTGGAGAGGCATGGAGTGGAGCTCGAGGTCGCCAAGGCGGAGGTGGAGCTGAGCGTGAGGCGGCTTCGGGCATGGGGGGCCCGCGTCCAGACCCAAGGCTGCACCCTGCAG GTAGCAGGGCTGAAAGGCCCCGTGCTTCGGCTGCAGGAACCTCTGGGTGTGCTGGCTATTGTGTGCCcggaagagtggcccctgcttgccttCGTGTCTCTGCTGGCCCCTGCTCTGGCCCACGGCAACACTGTGGTCTTGGTGCCCAGCGGGGCCTGTCCCATCCCTGCCTTGGAGGTCTGCCAG GATATGGCCACCTTGTTGCCAGGGGGCCTGGTGAATGTGGTGACAGGAGACCGGGACCACCTGACCCGCTGCCTGGCCTTGCACCAGGACATCCAGGCCCTGTGGTATTTCGGATCTGCCCAG GGCTCCCAGTTTGTGGAATGGGCCTCAGCAGGAAACCTCAAGCCCGTGTGGGTGAACAGAGGCTGCCCGCGGGCCTGGGATCAGGACGCCGAGGGGGCAGGCCCAGAGCTGGGGCTGCGGGCAGCACGGACCAAGGCCCTGTGGCTGCCCATGGGGGACTGA
- the FLT3LG gene encoding fms-related tyrosine kinase 3 ligand isoform X10, translating to MIVLAPAWSPTTSLLLLLLLSPRLRGAPDCSFPHSPISSTFTSTIGKLSDYLLQDYPVTVASNLQDDELCGAFWRLVLAQRWMGRLKTVAGSQMGKLLEAVNTEIHFVTSCAFQPLPSCLRFVQANISHLLQDTSQQLVALKPWITRRNFSRCLELQCQPDLISK from the exons ATGATAGTGCTGGCGCCAGCCTGGAGCCCAACT AcctcgctgctgctgctgctgctgctcagcCCCCGCCTCCGCGGGGCCCCggactgctccttcccccacaGCCCCATCTCCTCCACCTTCACCAGCACCATCGGCAAGCTG TCTGACTACCTGCTTCAAGATTACCCAGTCACTGTTGCCTCCAACCTGCAGGAC GACGAGCTCTGTGGGGCTTTCTGGCGTCTGGTCCTGGCCCAGCGCTGGATGGGACGGCTCAAGACTGTGGCTGGgtcccagatggggaaactgctGGAGGCTGTCAACACCGAGATACACTTCGTCACCTCATGTGCCTTCCAG cccctccccagctgtcTTCGCTTCGTCCAGGCCAACATCTCCCACCTCCTGCAGGACACTTCCCAGCAGCTGGTGGCCTTGAAGCCCTGGATCACCCGGCGGAATTTCTCCAGGTGCCTGGAGCTGCAGTGTCAGCCGG ACCTGATCTCCAAATAA